A window of the Nibribacter ruber genome harbors these coding sequences:
- a CDS encoding HAD family hydrolase: MKSKRTAEIIKILGEGSIKVLSLDVFDTLLWRQVSHPTHVFHQTALRVKRNHLHSFALDPVFFMQERIKAEEHARLKMSKHNHEVTIAEIYNCLDVHSNVSNDLLIEAELASEVEVLKPNLTIFNVIQYCAQKKVKVVLCSDMYWPESQLRSMIDQVYAANGLPAFTYDLFVSCDYRHGKHSGGLYEELLKTLKETKREEILHIGDNFHADVDQADKKGLNSYYFKRTASLYDKLLAREKQYTSTTPLESNFGLDSLRLQSVFESEALLQDNDQFNHQSYGSFILGPVFTLFAEWIINAAQSRNQKVVYCLMRDGYLISRLINKICEARGLDIKAKEIWISRRIIKRASIFKADKKELGGFFENITHPKLSSLTKDLGIDLNVLRHLTQITHDEPLAQHEADLVLGKLEQSNILKKEIVAHSKTVRQNLLNYLSQEGFFDTKNNIIVDLGWGGTIQKRLQTIFDFENLAVDSLGLYLATHVGIKALNHINVEHQGFLTNQGEEAYACETIVCMPEILEQSCMDRRGTLCEIKEDGVIVNEENLIPVEQLKELEELQKGIFHFCDLWVQNHKSLKFTPQNRTILKNYLLGVLVPSIKAPLKEEVMLFSNWGHDTNDGTDEVEPIIGTAEMRKRALSMSRPEILQLSRLDCYWPEGLLAFLDAQFGHHDYHRANEQVYFAPEPPVVALEPVNMPPVQESLVAAPVVFESPQFTPAAHNNIDSLLNYYYSNYEVLPNWYKKGGHLLKIMTGRRKLFRSEKKQLNRVKELAIINGSYSKYDELRLWYYLEYESLPKWYKKFGVKISNN; this comes from the coding sequence ATGAAAAGTAAGAGGACCGCTGAGATTATAAAGATTTTGGGAGAAGGCAGCATAAAAGTGTTGTCCTTGGATGTATTTGATACTTTATTGTGGAGACAGGTATCTCACCCTACTCATGTTTTCCATCAAACTGCCCTACGAGTAAAAAGAAACCATCTTCACTCTTTCGCGCTGGATCCGGTGTTCTTTATGCAGGAAAGAATCAAGGCGGAAGAGCATGCGCGGCTAAAGATGTCTAAGCATAATCATGAAGTCACTATTGCCGAGATATATAATTGCCTGGATGTACATTCAAACGTAAGCAATGATTTGCTTATTGAAGCAGAGCTTGCTTCTGAGGTGGAAGTCCTTAAACCTAATCTCACTATATTCAACGTCATTCAGTACTGCGCTCAGAAAAAAGTTAAAGTAGTATTGTGTTCAGACATGTATTGGCCTGAGTCACAGTTGCGCAGCATGATTGACCAGGTATATGCCGCTAATGGCTTGCCAGCTTTCACATATGACTTATTTGTTTCTTGTGATTATCGACACGGAAAACACAGCGGCGGGCTATACGAGGAATTGTTAAAAACATTAAAGGAGACTAAGAGGGAAGAAATTTTACACATAGGAGATAATTTCCACGCAGATGTGGACCAGGCAGATAAAAAAGGTCTAAACAGTTATTACTTTAAAAGGACGGCATCACTGTATGACAAGCTGCTGGCCAGAGAAAAGCAATATACCAGCACTACTCCGCTAGAAAGCAATTTTGGACTTGACAGTCTGCGGCTCCAGTCTGTGTTTGAATCTGAGGCTCTGTTGCAGGATAACGACCAGTTCAACCACCAGAGCTACGGTTCTTTTATACTAGGTCCTGTATTTACCCTTTTTGCCGAGTGGATTATCAATGCTGCCCAAAGCAGAAATCAAAAGGTAGTTTACTGCCTCATGCGGGACGGCTACTTGATTAGCCGCCTTATCAATAAGATTTGTGAAGCCAGAGGGCTGGATATAAAAGCAAAAGAAATCTGGATTTCCAGAAGGATTATCAAGAGAGCCTCAATTTTTAAAGCCGACAAGAAAGAACTGGGTGGTTTCTTTGAAAACATTACTCATCCTAAACTGTCAAGCCTCACCAAGGATTTAGGCATTGATTTAAACGTCTTGCGACACCTGACCCAAATTACCCATGATGAGCCTTTGGCCCAGCATGAGGCTGACTTGGTTCTGGGAAAATTAGAGCAGAGCAATATTCTTAAAAAGGAAATTGTAGCCCATTCAAAAACCGTGCGGCAGAACCTGTTGAATTATCTTTCACAGGAGGGATTCTTTGACACTAAAAACAATATAATTGTTGACTTGGGCTGGGGTGGAACCATCCAGAAGAGATTACAAACCATATTTGACTTTGAAAACTTAGCCGTTGACAGCCTTGGCTTATACCTAGCCACGCATGTAGGCATTAAGGCATTAAATCACATCAATGTTGAGCACCAAGGGTTCCTAACCAATCAGGGAGAAGAAGCATATGCTTGTGAGACCATTGTCTGCATGCCTGAAATTCTTGAGCAGTCTTGTATGGACAGAAGAGGTACGCTCTGTGAAATTAAAGAGGACGGGGTCATTGTCAACGAAGAGAACCTGATTCCGGTAGAGCAGCTAAAAGAGCTGGAAGAATTGCAAAAAGGTATCTTCCACTTCTGTGATCTTTGGGTACAAAACCACAAATCTCTTAAGTTCACCCCTCAGAATAGAACCATCCTGAAAAACTACCTGTTAGGCGTGCTTGTGCCTTCCATCAAGGCTCCTTTAAAAGAGGAGGTGATGCTGTTCAGTAACTGGGGACATGATACCAATGATGGCACAGATGAAGTTGAACCCATCATTGGTACTGCTGAGATGCGGAAACGTGCCCTGTCCATGTCTAGACCCGAGATTCTTCAACTCTCCAGGTTAGACTGCTATTGGCCAGAAGGTCTGTTGGCCTTTTTAGATGCTCAGTTTGGACATCATGACTATCATAGAGCAAATGAGCAAGTGTACTTTGCGCCAGAGCCTCCTGTAGTTGCACTAGAGCCTGTGAATATGCCACCCGTGCAGGAATCCTTAGTTGCCGCGCCAGTAGTCTTTGAGTCTCCACAGTTCACTCCGGCTGCACACAACAACATTGATAGCCTATTAAACTACTACTACTCTAACTATGAGGTGTTGCCTAACTGGTATAAGAAGGGAGGGCACCTACTTAAAATTATGACCGGCAGAAGAAAGTTGTTCAGATCTGAGAAGAAGCAGTTGAATAGAGTAAAGGAGCTGGCCATTATCAACGGTAGCTATTCCAAATATGACGAGTTGCGGCTTTGGTATTATTTGGAGTATGAGTCATTGCCTAAATGGTACAAGAAGTTCGGGGTAAAAATCAGCAATAACTAA
- a CDS encoding rhamnan synthesis F family protein: protein MKIAVLTHLFYADTLNDLKLYLGNLKGFQTQLYFSVCAGHSYTNALVQTIKNEFEGSLVIKTTNVGKDIGGKLAMVHLFLMAQDTSDLILFMHDKKSPHTTSGANWRSDLLSIAAEEKLATVEHIFSCQEQVGIVASKKFILNEYNQQNKSFTTTNDFLLKKLRETYGLKNTTFEFVGGTMFWIRSKIVREFFLKHSPLKIRESLEVGNVLDHEKGTYTHSWERLLSWIALDQGYKIVGI from the coding sequence TTGAAGATAGCAGTTCTCACGCATCTGTTTTACGCAGATACCTTGAACGACCTCAAACTGTACCTTGGAAATCTTAAAGGATTCCAAACGCAGCTTTATTTTAGTGTTTGTGCTGGCCATTCTTATACCAATGCGCTTGTGCAAACAATTAAAAATGAGTTTGAGGGGAGCTTAGTCATAAAGACTACCAATGTAGGAAAAGACATTGGGGGAAAGCTGGCCATGGTTCATCTTTTTTTAATGGCGCAGGATACTTCTGATCTGATTCTTTTCATGCATGATAAGAAAAGCCCTCATACCACCAGTGGTGCAAATTGGAGGTCCGATCTGTTGAGCATAGCAGCAGAGGAGAAGCTAGCTACCGTGGAGCACATTTTCTCTTGTCAGGAACAGGTGGGCATTGTAGCCAGCAAGAAGTTTATCCTTAATGAATACAACCAGCAGAATAAGAGTTTTACAACTACCAATGATTTTTTGCTAAAGAAGTTAAGGGAGACTTATGGGTTAAAAAATACCACCTTTGAATTTGTAGGTGGTACAATGTTTTGGATAAGAAGTAAAATAGTTAGAGAGTTTTTTTTAAAGCACTCTCCTCTCAAAATCAGGGAAAGCCTTGAGGTGGGCAATGTGCTTGACCATGAAAAGGGGACTTATACCCATTCATGGGAACGGCTGCTGAGTTGGATAGCTCTGGATCAAGGATATAAAATAGTTGGTATTTGA